The Gemella haemolysans ATCC 10379 genome segment GCACCTACTAATATACCATTATCTTTGGCATACTTTACAAAATCATAAACAATTAAGAAATAGTCGTTGAAGCCCATCTCATCGATAATCTTAAGTTCATAACTATATCGCTTTTGATACTGATATAAATCTTTACCTATTAACTTTTCCTTAACACCTTTTTGAACTAAGTAATGCAAGTACTCTTTAGAAGACAACTTTTCGAATATCTCTTCTTTTTCTCCGTAGATATACTTAGGCAAATGATATCCCGAAAAATTCAATTCATATTCACAGCTATCTATTATTAATTTTTGATTAGCAAATGATTTTTCGAAAATAGCATATAACTCTTCATCCCCTAGAGCTAAGATTTCTTCAAAATCCTTTTTTTCTCTGACAAAGTCATCTCCTGAGATAGTCGTAAGTCCCTGTATATTAAGCTTTTTGTTATCGCGAATAGCACGACTAACAATAACTTGCTGATAGTGCTCTTTATTTAGGTAGAAACTTGGTTTAGTATAAACAATATTATCATAATCACTATAAAGACCTACCTGGAAACTCTCATTAAAACCAAAATAAAAATCATACTTACTTAGTAAATTTTTTAAATAGGAGAATTCCATACTATCCCTAAGTTCATCTACAACAGTCAAGACAAAGTCTTCTCTGTAATCAATCATATCATTAGCAAAATCTTCTACAGTCCACTCTTCTCCATTCATAAACTTCGTCGAAATTTCTAATAATTTATAAAACATCTTCTCCGTTTTACACAGTAAATTAAATTTTAAAAGCCCTATTCCATAGCCTAAGTTAACTTCTAAACCTTGAATTAAATTTATTCCTACCTTTTTAGAAGCTTTATAAGCTTTAATAGCACCGTACATATTCGGATCTACGATAACTACTGATTTCTGATTATCTTTAGCTAATTTTGAAAACAGACTCTCATACTTAATTGTACTATTCAATAAGTCATATGCACTATGTACTTGCATATTGTAATACATACTAATATCCTCCTTTCTTCGTTATTTTATATTACCTATAAGATATTATCCGCAAAGTGGATTATACTCATCCTCATCTGATGAACAACCCATGTTTTCTCCATGGTTTTTGCTCGCTTCATTGAAGTAACGATATACTCTCTTATTGTCATCACCCATAAAATAAATTGGATTGAATTGAATATATTTCATATTTCCTTCTTCATCTAGAAGATTTTCACAAACAACTCTTCGTTTTATAGATGCTACAAAATTCGTGTATTTTCCATATTCAGAAGTACTTTCAACTTTACACTCAAGCGATAATATACATTCATCCATAACCGGAGCATCGATATATTTTGCCGGATCATATGTCATATCAGCCATGCCAATTTTATTCTGACCTGAATGGAATCCAGCAATCTCCACCTTACTAAGTATTTGTTGACAAGGTACGTTAACAGTAAACTCACCATATTCTTTAATATTATCTACAGCGTTACTATCTGTTGTGAGACCAACTGTAATCATATCTCCTAATGAATACGATGAGCTACAAGCTGTCACATTGTACTTCCATTTTTTATCCTTATAGCCAATTAATATTACAGGAAATCCGTAATATAACTTACTGGTTTTAGTTTCTAATTTCATCTTCGTCTGTCCTTTTTCTTATTTTCCTTTTATATTTAACCTTCCCTATTTTTTTATCTTTTCGCTATAAAAGCTAATGTCTTTTCATCTGAATTCTCTTCGTTATATTCGAAACCATCAAATTTGATCTGTTTCATTTCATCTACCGAAGAAACTTTATTTTTTACAAGCTCAGTTAAAAACTTACCTCTAGCTTTTTTCGATATTGTAGAGTGCACTTTTAGCACCCCTTCTTTTTCTTCCATAAAGCTAAGTCTAATAAATCCATCCCTCTGTTTTTTTGAAAATACTTCTTCAAATTCACTAGAAAGTAATGACACGACTAATTTTTCACCCTTGATACTCTTATCATAATCTTCACGCCAGAAGTTTTTCAATGACTGACTTGATATTTTGATATTTTGTAAAAAGTCTAATCTATGCTCTTGAATTAAATCATAAGCACCTATTACACCATATAAAGATGTTGTAATAAAAACATTTTCTTTTATATATTTCTTATCAGTCTCATCAAAACCAGCACGATCTATATTTCTATACATTAGACCATTAAATAGCTCCAATGCCTCAAAACTTTTTGCTGTTTTGTTATTTATTTTTTCCCAACGAGAAAATTCTTCCACAGCCTTCTCATCTTTGATTTTGTAGACCTTCGCCAAGTCTTCCACACTTAATTTAGCTATTTCACTTACTATTTCAGTACTTTTGTCGCTCAGACTTATCTTTTTATGAGGAATAGCCTTCTTGTTTAATTCTTTGGCTGTTGGTATTAAGATTTTCATCATTATTCCTCTTCTTCAGGTAATTCTAAGAAACTATTTTCTATTAAACTTTCAACTTCCATTAATACAAAGTTGTACTCTGTTGCTTCTACAGCTGGATCAATAATTAATGTATTAAAGTAACCTACTACGAAATCACGGTTAGCGATTTCTAGTTTAAACATATATTCACTGATTTCATCTACTAAAAACGCTGTTTCTTTAAGCACTTTGTCTTCATAAGTGTTAGCGTAGTGAACTGTTTCTAAAAGTCTGCGGATTTCTAAGTCTGCGTGCTCTTTAGCAAAACGATCACGAATGTGTTTTGCAAGTTCCTCAGCTTTAAGGTCTTCTGTATTAATATTTTCTTTTTTTAGTACGTCTTTCTCTTCTAATTTTGCTAATAATACTGTTAAAGATTGGTGTAATGTATTCATTTAATTTTCTCCTATATTTACAATAAATTTTTTAAAACTTCCTCTATATATTTTATAAGAAAAACATGAAAAACGCTAATAATACGCTACATACATAACTACGCTAGATTCCAAAGAAATCTATATTATGTACTGTTATTTTATTAGTGTAGTAGAACTGACTAGAACTAAATACTACTAATGAAAATTACAACATAAATAAATACAGTTCTCTCTCTATATTGTTTTGACAGCGTTTTCTATAAATGCTATAATATAAGTAAGATATAGTATATATTTTACTATACATTTAACATTATTATAAGATAGTTTTGCTATAAAAAAAATTTATAATTAATAATATAAAGAAAAATGATTTAAAAAATTATGAAATTGATTATGGGGATTTAAAATATAAAGATTTAATTTCGGGAATTTTTAAGAGGGAGGTCATTATATGAGTAACGAAGATAGATTAAAAATTATAATAGTATTATTAATAATACTTATTATGACAATAATTTTTTGTACAATAACTATAATTGAAAAACTAGACTTAGTACAACACTCTCCAAGTCTAGTAAGAATTGTAGGATAAAGTATGTCTTTAAAGCACTTAAAATCGGGAGCGACTCAAAAATCGTGATTGTAGAGTAACAAGATTTTGTCGAGTCAACCCCGATTTTATTGTATGGTATAATATAAATGAAATAATTATTCGAGGTGAAGTATGAAAAAATATGTAATGGCAATAGATCAAGGCACTACTAGTTCTAGAGCTATAATATTCAATAAAAAAGCAGAAATAATAACAAGTAGCCAAAAAGAATTCCCTCAGATTTTCCCTCAATCAGGTTGGGTTGAACATGATGCTAATACAATTTGGAATTCAGTACAATCGGTTATTGCAGAAGCATTTATCGAAAGTGGTATAAAACCAAATCAAATAGATAGCATTGGAATTACAAACCAACGCGAAACTACTGTCATTTGGGACAAAAAGACTGGACTACCTATTTATAATGCAATAGTTTGGCAAAGTAGACAAAGTGCTGATATAGCTAATAAATTAGTAAACGATGGTTATAAAGATATGATTCATCAGAAAACTGGTTTAGTCGTCGATGCCTATTTCTCTGCGACTAAAATACGTTGGATATTAGATAATGTACCTGGTGCACAACAACGTGCCGAAAATGGAGAATTACTATTTGGAACTATCGATACATGGCTAATTTGGAAACTTACAGGTGGAAAAACTCACGTTACAGACTACACAAATGCAGCTAGAACAATGCTATTTAATATTAAAGACTTAACTTGGGATAAAGAAATTTTAGAAATTCTAAATATACCAAAATCCTTATTACCAGACGTTAAATCCAACTCAGAAGTATACGGAAAAACTATAGATTATCATTTCTACGGGGGCGAAGTTACAATAAGCGGACTAGCAGGTGACCAACAAGCAGCACTTTTCGGGCAACTTGCCTTCGATAAAGGAATGATAAAAAACACATACGGCACAGGTTCGTTCATCATAATGAATACAGGTGAAACTATGGAACTTTCAAAAAATAATCTATTAACTACTATAAGTTTTGGAATTAATGGAAAAGTTTATTATGCTCTAGAGGGTTCAATCTTCATCGCCGGCAGTGCAGTTCAATGGTTAAGAGATGGATTACGTCTAATTAAAAAGTCATCTGAAACACAAGTGTTAGCTTACAACTCTAAAAATAATAACGAAGTATATCTAGTACCTGCCTTTACAGGATTAGGTGCTCCATATTGGAATCCAGATGCTCGTGGAACTATCTTCGGCTTAACACGTGCTACTACTAAAGAAGATCTAGTGAAGGCTACATTGCAGTCAATTGCCTACCAAGTACGTGATATAATCGATACTATGAAAATCGATGCTAAGGTAGAAATCCCCCTTCTTAAAGTTGATGGAGGTGCTGCAAACAATGATTATCTATTAGAATTCCAAGCTAACATCCTAGGTGTTAAAGTTGCACGAGCTGAAAACTTAGAAACTACGGCTTTGGGGGCGGCATTCCTAGCAGGACTAGCCACTGGATATTGGGAAAGCTTAGATGAGCTTAAGAATCTAAACACTGCAGGAAAACTATTTGTTCCTACGATGGAAAAAGAAGAACGCGAAAAACTTTACAAAGGTTGGAAACGTGCAGTAAAAGCTACACAGATTTTTGCGGAAGAATAGAATATCAAAATACGAAAAGATTGCTTAGAAATAGTCTTAAAATAATACTTTAAAATCACCTTATTTTCTTTGAAACCTAGTCTGTCTTCTGCTATAATCAAAGATGGAGAGAGAAGTTAGGGGGTATAATACTCCCGATAAAGATGGTGGCTACTTTTCTATGGAAGGAGATGGTGCTTATGCTCATAAGTAACAAAATCTGGACGAAAGGAGTAGCAAGTTGTCTGCATATGAAATCATACAAACGATTATTGGAATTAACCTTTTGATTGTTACAATAGTTGGTGTATGCATCTCAGCATTAAAAAAAGACAATAAAAAATAACCATCTTTTATATACTTTGACAGGTTAAGATGATTATTTTTTAATAACACTTAATTAGAGTCACCGTCTTTAAAACGGCTCTCTCTTTGATAATTTTATTCTAACATAAATCTAAATATAAATCAAAAGTTTTGTTAGATAATATATACAACATCTTATTTTCAGAATTCAATAACTTTAGAAAAACAACAGACCTCAAGATTCAAGTGATTTTTGAGGTCTATTACTTATAAATATAACTTCAACTACTTCCCTAATTTAGAAAATTGGCTTAATAATGCATCAGCATCATTAGAGTTGTCACTCTTAATTAATCCTGTATCTGTTTTTCTAAATAAAGCATTAAAAATTATTAATTTTTCTTCCTTATCTACTTCTTTTCCATCTTGAATTAATGCTTGATAAAATCTTGTTAAAGCTGCCTTTTGTTCATATTCCATAGACATATGTTGACTTGAAACTATAATTTTAATAATAATTCTTATAATATATATTAAGAAGGATATTAATGCAACATAGATAAAAGATTTTGAAATAAATGGTATTTCCTTTACTGTTCCTTGCAAATAATCGTGAATACTGATAACAAAATAACCACTCGATACTAACAACCCTATTATAAAAAACAATAAGCCACCCATCCACCATCTTGATTTTATCCTATATTTTGCTGCTCTACTCTCCCATAACGTTTCAGGAGCCTCTAACTGCAATTTACTTTTGTAAGTCTCTTCTAATGTCTCTATTTGTTTTTCTTTATCATCTCTCCACTCATTAATTTTTGTCTTAAATTCATCTATTTCATTTTTATGTTCATCGAATAAATTAATAATATCTTTATCTTTTTCTTCAATAAGATTAGTTGTTTCTTTAAATTTGTCATTAATTTGTGAATCTATTTTCTCTACTTTTTCACTTACTGGTTTCACAACCTCTTTTTGGAAATCTTTAAAAGGTAAGTCTTCTTTTCTTATCTCTTTATTCAAGACAAATAATGCTGGAATAAAGTTATAATTATACCTACTATTCAAATAACTCCCCAGTTGACTCTTATCTTTTTCTATAGATACATAATTTAAAATTGCATCAGATAAGTCGTCTTCTGCCCAACTATTTAGATAATAATCAATAAACATTCGAATCATAGCTATTCCACTATCTTTATCTGTAGGACTATCTATATTCAATGTATATAACCTTAACTCTTCTGATAGTAACTTATAGCTACTTGTAATATTATTGTATATAAAAGTATAAAGTTTTTCCTTTGTAAGTTCATCTTCCTCTTCCAAATAATTTTTAAGATCTTTTATACTTTCATGCCATACATTCCAAATATTGCGTATTTCTATACACATTTCTGATTCTAAACTTTTTTCTTCCCAGTACTTTAGATTAGATTCAATTATACTTTCAAGTTCAGAGAATGTTATCTCTTCATCCTTGTAATCTATACTGTAATTCTCATTTGAAATCTTAAACTTAACATATTTGTCAATAAAAATAGAAATCTGTGAACTATTATTTTTCGGCATAAATACTCCTTACCTTATCTAAAATTTTATCCTTCTATCAACGCTCGTTCTTCTACAGTTATACCATAGATATCGTAGACATAACTATCAATAGCATAATCTGTATCTAGAATTTCTTCGTTTAAATCTTCTATCTTTTCTCTTAATTCTAATTGCATTTCATAATTTTTATCATTAATTGCTAATTCTAACAATTTATTTAGCTTAAATAATTTTTCCTTACTCTCTAACATTTTATCAGCTAGATTAGTAAGGTATTCTTCTTGTTCTTGGGTTGGGACTATGATAGGGAGTTTTTTCAAGTACTCTTTATTATATTGAAATCCTGAGCTACTTAAAATTATTCCAGCATAAAATGTTTTGTATGCGAACTCAATAAATCTTGAATTTAATAGTGCTAAAATATACTTTATACTTTCTCCTAACAACATAAATGCTGTCTTATCTATAATAAAACCATCATTATCGAGAAAAAAACTAGCGCCAGTTACTGTTTCACCATAAATAATTTTTTGATTTTTAAAATCATTTAAATATGCACAATTTCTTAAATTATATGGTGTTTTCCCTTTATCACTTCTTTTACTTAATTTTGGTTCAAATGAATTTAAATGCTCTTTTACAAAAATATAATCATCTATATTTATCTCTGATATTTTTTCTATACCAATTTTATAGCCATTATGAACATTAATTAAGTATAAATCTGCATAATTTTTACTATATCTATTTATGTCACGACCTCTTAGTAAAGGTACTAATATTTCTTTATTTTTACGATCTTTTTTTACTAGTTCATCATATTTTTCTTTATCGATTATAAATGCATCATTTAAACCAGTTTTTATTCCATAATTGATTTCTATATTCCAATCTCCAAGTGGTTTACCAATAGTATCTATTTTTTCTTTTACTTTTAATAGCCTATTATCCAAGAAGAGATATCCATCTTTACTAAAATTACTTTGACTAGTTTCAAATATTTTATTATCTTCTTCAGTTAAGACTATTCTAACTTGGGTATTTTGACGATTTACTTTTTTGGTTATTATTATATTAGTGTTAACCTCCGCATCAGAAAATTGTTTCATACTTCCATGGTCTTCAATTTCAATTATAAAATACTTATTTAATAATTGCCGTACATTAGTGCCATACTTCGCTCGAAGCCATTTATTAGAAGTAATATAACCTAAAATTCCACCACTTCTTAGAATATTGATTCCTAACTCATAAAAATAACAATACAAGTCTGCAGTTCCCATGAAAGTTAAATACTTTTCTTCTAATACATGTTTTACATCTTTTAATCGTTCTTGTTTTACATACGGTGGATTCCCGATGACTACATCGAAACCACCTTTTACGAAGACTTCCAAAAACTCTTCTTGAAAATCAAATTCTGTAATAGAGTTCCCACTCTTAATATTATCATCTAGATTTGTTAAAGGTTTATCATTAGTTAATGTTCTAAGCCATAGTGACAATTTGCTTATCTCGACACTCTCTGGATTTAAATCAACACCATATAAACATTTGATTAAATATTCATTCTCAAGACTGGCATCATACATCTCATCACCATCGAAAAGTTCTTGCGTACGCCCTTTAAGATCGGCTATACGATCATTAATTTCATCAAGTTCTTTTTTCAAGTAATCATATGCTGCAATTAAAAATGCTCCAGATCCACATGCAGGATCTATAACTTTAATATTCAATACTTTACTACGATATTCACGCCAAAAAGTCAGGTGTTTTTCAGCTTTAGCACTTAAACCTCGTTGTGTTTCAATACTTTCATCAGTTAACTCTGGTAATTTTTCAAAACCTAATTCTAACTTTTTATCATTAAGATATTCTCCGATAGATTTTTCAACTATTCCTCTAGTTATACGACTAGGTGTATAGAACACACCGTCTTTCTTTCTCTTACCTTTTTTCTTATCAGTCTCGATACCTAAAGCATCATTTTTTAACTCTTCTAAATCACTAATACTCTGTTCAAAGATACGTCCAAGAATATTCTCATCGACATCAGTATTAAAATCATAGTCTGCAAGTGTTATTAATTCTGTGAATATGATATCGTCTAACACTAAATCATCTAATATCTCATCATATTTGAACAATCCACCGTTGAATTTATTAATTCCTTTTTGCTTATTCCCTTTATCAATATTCCTACACAACATAGTAAATAATTCATGTTTTGTTACATTCTCATTAGAACTAAGCACCATAGTTTTATAACTATTCGCTGGTATTATGTTTTTATCTTCACAAAAGGCTATGAATAAAAATCTATCTAAAAGTTTCTGTGATTTTTCAATAAGAACATCAGCATTATATGTTCTATTATCTTCTATGACCTGTGAAACTATTTTACTTCGTATCGTCTTATACCTAGTATAAAATTCACGCTCAATTTTTTCTTCTTCTTTAATTTTTAAATTTATTAAGTTTTCTAGTTTTCTATCAAGAATATTTTCTTTTGATAATAAATACAAGAACCTTTTTAACTCAAAATCATCTTCGAGATCTTCAATATAAAATCTCTCGTATTGATTTTCATCATTCTTATCATATAAACGAATCTCATTGAAATTACTTATTAAAACCCAACGACAATTCCCTCCAAATTTAGGAGCATATCCAAATCCTTGTTCTACGGGTGTTCTCTTATCACCTACGCGGTTTTGTTTTTTATCTAAATCATAATATTTAAAATCTTTTAACTCAACTACAGCCATAACTTTTGATTCATTAGAATTGAATTCTCCTAACACTATATCAGGTTTTTGTCCATCCATATCGGTTTTTCTTTCTAATTCATATTCCCAAGTTTCATTAAAGCTGTTTTTATATCCTAGAGTTTTCTCAAAAACCTCAGTAGCAAATCTAGCTTGTAATTGTTCTTCATTGTAATCTTTTATTTTTCCCGATTTAATGAAATTAATAAAATCTTGTATCTTCGCTTTTTTCTCCGACAGTTCCTCTTTACTAATTTCAAAACTCTCTAATTTGTACTCAATAAAACTTTCCTTAAATATTCTATTATACTTTTTTCTTATTCTATTCATCTCTTATCTCTAAATAATCTTTCAACTAACTATTTGATTCTAGTTAATTTATTTTAATTATTCCCCTTCT includes the following:
- a CDS encoding flavin reductase family protein — its product is MKLETKTSKLYYGFPVILIGYKDKKWKYNVTACSSSYSLGDMITVGLTTDSNAVDNIKEYGEFTVNVPCQQILSKVEIAGFHSGQNKIGMADMTYDPAKYIDAPVMDECILSLECKVESTSEYGKYTNFVASIKRRVVCENLLDEEGNMKYIQFNPIYFMGDDNKRVYRYFNEASKNHGENMGCSSDEDEYNPLCG
- the yaaA gene encoding peroxide stress protein YaaA, which encodes MKILIPTAKELNKKAIPHKKISLSDKSTEIVSEIAKLSVEDLAKVYKIKDEKAVEEFSRWEKINNKTAKSFEALELFNGLMYRNIDRAGFDETDKKYIKENVFITTSLYGVIGAYDLIQEHRLDFLQNIKISSQSLKNFWREDYDKSIKGEKLVVSLLSSEFEEVFSKKQRDGFIRLSFMEEKEGVLKVHSTISKKARGKFLTELVKNKVSSVDEMKQIKFDGFEYNEENSDEKTLAFIAKR
- the glpK gene encoding glycerol kinase GlpK is translated as MKKYVMAIDQGTTSSRAIIFNKKAEIITSSQKEFPQIFPQSGWVEHDANTIWNSVQSVIAEAFIESGIKPNQIDSIGITNQRETTVIWDKKTGLPIYNAIVWQSRQSADIANKLVNDGYKDMIHQKTGLVVDAYFSATKIRWILDNVPGAQQRAENGELLFGTIDTWLIWKLTGGKTHVTDYTNAARTMLFNIKDLTWDKEILEILNIPKSLLPDVKSNSEVYGKTIDYHFYGGEVTISGLAGDQQAALFGQLAFDKGMIKNTYGTGSFIIMNTGETMELSKNNLLTTISFGINGKVYYALEGSIFIAGSAVQWLRDGLRLIKKSSETQVLAYNSKNNNEVYLVPAFTGLGAPYWNPDARGTIFGLTRATTKEDLVKATLQSIAYQVRDIIDTMKIDAKVEIPLLKVDGGAANNDYLLEFQANILGVKVARAENLETTALGAAFLAGLATGYWESLDELKNLNTAGKLFVPTMEKEEREKLYKGWKRAVKATQIFAEE
- a CDS encoding putative holin-like toxin; the encoded protein is MSAYEIIQTIIGINLLIVTIVGVCISALKKDNKK
- a CDS encoding DUF6161 domain-containing protein — its product is MPKNNSSQISIFIDKYVKFKISNENYSIDYKDEEITFSELESIIESNLKYWEEKSLESEMCIEIRNIWNVWHESIKDLKNYLEEEDELTKEKLYTFIYNNITSSYKLLSEELRLYTLNIDSPTDKDSGIAMIRMFIDYYLNSWAEDDLSDAILNYVSIEKDKSQLGSYLNSRYNYNFIPALFVLNKEIRKEDLPFKDFQKEVVKPVSEKVEKIDSQINDKFKETTNLIEEKDKDIINLFDEHKNEIDEFKTKINEWRDDKEKQIETLEETYKSKLQLEAPETLWESRAAKYRIKSRWWMGGLLFFIIGLLVSSGYFVISIHDYLQGTVKEIPFISKSFIYVALISFLIYIIRIIIKIIVSSQHMSMEYEQKAALTRFYQALIQDGKEVDKEEKLIIFNALFRKTDTGLIKSDNSNDADALLSQFSKLGK
- a CDS encoding Eco57I restriction-modification methylase domain-containing protein yields the protein MNRIRKKYNRIFKESFIEYKLESFEISKEELSEKKAKIQDFINFIKSGKIKDYNEEQLQARFATEVFEKTLGYKNSFNETWEYELERKTDMDGQKPDIVLGEFNSNESKVMAVVELKDFKYYDLDKKQNRVGDKRTPVEQGFGYAPKFGGNCRWVLISNFNEIRLYDKNDENQYERFYIEDLEDDFELKRFLYLLSKENILDRKLENLINLKIKEEEKIEREFYTRYKTIRSKIVSQVIEDNRTYNADVLIEKSQKLLDRFLFIAFCEDKNIIPANSYKTMVLSSNENVTKHELFTMLCRNIDKGNKQKGINKFNGGLFKYDEILDDLVLDDIIFTELITLADYDFNTDVDENILGRIFEQSISDLEELKNDALGIETDKKKGKRKKDGVFYTPSRITRGIVEKSIGEYLNDKKLELGFEKLPELTDESIETQRGLSAKAEKHLTFWREYRSKVLNIKVIDPACGSGAFLIAAYDYLKKELDEINDRIADLKGRTQELFDGDEMYDASLENEYLIKCLYGVDLNPESVEISKLSLWLRTLTNDKPLTNLDDNIKSGNSITEFDFQEEFLEVFVKGGFDVVIGNPPYVKQERLKDVKHVLEEKYLTFMGTADLYCYFYELGINILRSGGILGYITSNKWLRAKYGTNVRQLLNKYFIIEIEDHGSMKQFSDAEVNTNIIITKKVNRQNTQVRIVLTEEDNKIFETSQSNFSKDGYLFLDNRLLKVKEKIDTIGKPLGDWNIEINYGIKTGLNDAFIIDKEKYDELVKKDRKNKEILVPLLRGRDINRYSKNYADLYLINVHNGYKIGIEKISEINIDDYIFVKEHLNSFEPKLSKRSDKGKTPYNLRNCAYLNDFKNQKIIYGETVTGASFFLDNDGFIIDKTAFMLLGESIKYILALLNSRFIEFAYKTFYAGIILSSSGFQYNKEYLKKLPIIVPTQEQEEYLTNLADKMLESKEKLFKLNKLLELAINDKNYEMQLELREKIEDLNEEILDTDYAIDSYVYDIYGITVEERALIEG